In Pseudophryne corroboree isolate aPseCor3 chromosome 3, aPseCor3.hap2, whole genome shotgun sequence, a genomic segment contains:
- the LOC135057365 gene encoding taste receptor type 2 member 1-like — protein sequence MFAKNNQTQHENATSTSTHSSTLTTYDILSLLILVLETVVGILVNGFIMIVNLIDLVTHRKLGSCDSILACLGLARFSFMLLVLAVYFVSYLYPNLANSQSAINNLQYTWLFFNDICMWLATWLCIFYCVRIVKIQVHIYVIFKTHFDHWVPYFLLASVAISAFCSNSSTYTCLNNFVNLSKFDQVNKSTQFILGGSDYSTFSTLSVVGTLPPFLLFCAAAGLVVGSLLRHTTKMKAQEKTGFREPSLNAHYRAVKMMTAFFILFLFYMVAFNLNSSGVLSEGIWFCFCTIIIGAYPSLHSILLVNGNQKLKQVFMRILQKTKFYKQDLTPTETLSD from the coding sequence ATGTTTGCAAAAAACAATCAAACACAACATGAAAATGCAACTTCCACATCAACCCATTCGTCAACGTTAACAACATATGATATTCTGTCATTGCTTATATTGGTGTTGGAGACTGTTGTTGGTATCCTGGTAAACGGTTTCATAATGATTGTAAATTTAATTGATCTGGTGACCCACAGAAAACTGGGTTCCTGCGATTCAATCCTCGCTTGCCTTGGTCTAGCTCGATTTTCTTTTATGTTGCTGGTTTTGGCTGTGTACTTTGTGTCTTACCTGTATCCCAATCTTGCAAACTCTCAGAGTGCAATAAACAACTTGCAGTATACATGGCTGTTTTTCAATGACATTTGCATGTGGCTTGCCACTTGGCTCTGCATTTTTTACTGTGTACGAATAGTGAAAATTCAAGTACATATTTATGTCATATTTAAGACTCATTTTGATCACTGGGTCCCTTACTTCTTGTTGGCAAGTGTTGCGATCTCGGCATTCTGCAGCAACTCTTCTACATATACCTGCCTAAACAATTTTGTCAACTTGAGCAAGTTTGATCAGGTCAATAAATCAACGCAATTCATTTTAGGTGGGTCAGACTACTCAACCTTCTCTACCCTTTCTGTGGTGGGGACCCTTCCTCCATTTCTTCTGTTCTGCGCTGCAGCTGGACTGGTGGTTGGCTCTCTTTTAAGACACACAACAAAGATGAAGGCGCAGGAGAAGACGGGGTTCAGGGAGCCATCATTAAATGCCCATTATAGAGCTGTTAAAATGATGACTGCcttcttcattttatttttattttacatggtGGCATTCAATCTAAATTCCTCAGGAGTGCTAAGCGAAGGCATATGGTTTTGTTTTTGCACTATCATCATTGGAGCCTATCCTTCTTTACATTCTATTCTGCTTGTCAATGGAAACCAAAAGCTCAAACAAGTTTTTATGAGGATTCTACAGAAGACAAAATTCTACAAACAAGATCTAACTCCTACAGAGACGCTCTCTGATTAA